The Brassica oleracea var. oleracea cultivar TO1000 chromosome C7, BOL, whole genome shotgun sequence sequence NNNNNNNNNNNNNNNNNNNNNNNNNNNNNNNNNNNNNNNNNNNNNNNNNNNNNNNNNNNNNNNNNNNNNNNNNNNNNNNNNNNNNNNNNNNNNNNNNNNNNNNNNNNNNNNNNNNNNNNNNNNNNNNNNNNNNNNNNNNNNNNNNNNNNNNNNNNNNNNNNNNNNNNNNNNNNNNNNNNNNNNNNNNNNNNNNNNNNNNNNNNNNNNNNNNNNNNNNNNNNNNNNNNNNNNNNNNNNNNNNNNNNNNNNNNNNNNNNNNNNNNNNNNNNNNNNNNNNNNNNNNNNNNNNNNNNNNNNNNNNNNNNNNNNNNNNNNNNNNNNNNNNNNNNNNNNNNNNNNNNNNNNNNNNNNNNNNNNNNNNNNNNNNNNNNNNNNNNNNNNNNNNNNNNNNNNNNNNNNNNNNNNNNNNNNNNNNNNNNNNNNNNNNNNNNNNNNNNNNNNNNNNNNNNNNNNNNNNNNNNNNNNNNNNNNNNNNNNNNNNNNNNNNNNNNNAAGAATGGCTTGGCCGAAATCTTTTAAAACACAAATAGTTGATTGATAGACCATAACTTATGAGGTCAAAACTCCCATTCACAGCTTGGGCCACACGAAATTTACATGCACCTAAGTTAATACGCATCAGGCCATTTAGTGAGCATAGATATCCCCTATCACAATTATTAACGGGTCAAGAGCCAGACATACCCCATCATAAGACATTTGGATGTGCTGTCTATGTACTAATTGCTCCACCACAGAGAACTAAGATGAAACCTCAAAAAGAGGATGGGGATATATGTTTGATATGATTCTCCCACAATAATAAAGTACTTTGAGCCAACTATGAGTGATTATATTTGAGGCCAGGTACAAGGATTATTTTAAGACCAGGAGGAGAAAAAAAATAATAAAGCTNNNNNNNNNNNNNNNNNNNNNNNNNNNNNNNNNNNNNNNNNNNNNNNNNNNNNNNNNNNNNNNNNNNNNNNNNNNNNNNNNNNNNNNNNNNNNNNNNNNNNNNNNNNNNNNNNNNNNNNNNNNNNNNNNNNNNNNNNNNNNNNNNNNNNNNNNNNNNNNNNNNNNNNNNNNNNNNNNNNNNNNNNNNNNNNNNNNNNNNNNNNNNNNNNNNNACCAAATAGGTTCTAAAAGATGAATCCTCGGAAACAAAAGAAAGGTGCAGAGAATGATAATCAAAATCTAAATCCGAGGTTACTAAGGAAACCATCCCAGACATGGAGATAAGGCCGGCCGGCTCTAAGGTACAGGTACCAAACAATGTAGCTTGGGACGCCAAGCTGCAAAGTATTAAAGGTCCTGATAATAATGAATCTCAATCGATTATATCATGTCTGGAACATAATGGAACCAATAAGGAATGTCGACATAAGATGATTTATTTGCATACAAGGTAGCACTTGAATTTATGAATATAAGCACCCACGTCAATATAAGAGTGCAAACGTGGGGTTAAATAGTTTAAGGAAGAAAGACGTATTTGGCCATATGATTAAGACGCCATATGATGTTAAAACCAGTGGATACAAATGAGTTTTGTGAGGAATAGAAATCGTGAGATATAAAGCTAATGTTGCACAAGGATTCTCNNNNNNNNNNNNNNNNNNNNNNNNNNNNNNNNNNNNNNNNNNNNNNNNNNNNNNNNNNNNNNNNNNNNNNNNNNNNNNNNNNNNNNNNNNNNNNNNNNNNNNNNNNNNNNNNNNNNNNNNNNNNNNNNNNNNNNNNNNNNNNNNNNNNNNNNNNNNNNNNNNNNNNNNNNNNNNNNNNNNNNNNNNNNNNNNNNNNNNNNNNNNNNNNNNNNNNNNNNNNNNNNNNNNNNNNNNNNNNNNNNNNNNNNNNNNNNNNNNNNNNNNNNNNNNNNNNNNNNNNNNNNNNNNNNNNNNNNNNNNNNNNNNNNNNNNNNNNNNNNNNNNNNNNNNNNNNNNNNNNNNNNNNNNNNNNNNNNNNNNNNNNNNNNNNNNNNNNNNNNNNNNNNNNNNNNNNNNNNNNNNNNNNNNNNNNNNNNNNNNNNNNNNNNNNNNNNNNNNNNNNNNNNNNNNNNNNNNNNNNNNNNNNNNNNNNNNNNNNNNNNNNNNNNNNNNNNNNNNNNNNNNNNNNNNNNNNNNNNNNNNNNNNNNNNNNNNNNNNNNNNNNNNNNNNNNNNNNNNNNNNNNNNNNNNNNNNNNNNNNNNNNNNNNNNNNNNNNNNNNNNNNNNNNNNNNNNNNNNNNNNNNNNNNNNNNNNNNNNNNNNNNNNNNNNNNNNNNNNNNNNNNNNNNNNNNNNNNNNNNNNNNNNNNNNNNNNNNNNNNNNNNNNNNNNNNNNNNNNNNNNNNNNNNNNNNNNNNNNNNNNNNNNNNNNNNNNNNNNNGTTATGTTTTACACATGGTGGTACACCCATATCACAGCAACATCATCCAAGATTTCGTGTGTGTATTTGAGGTTGATGACTCAAAATGTTCGATCAGATTATGGCATGGCCGATGGTAAGGAAGAACCAACTATCATGTTCGAGGACGAAGCATATTCTGCCCAAGATCTTCATCATCCACGGATTGCAGAAAATTGGAGAGGTCCAATGGACCTTCAGTAATGTCCAAATCAGGGGGAGTAATGTGTATTGTACTCTTTTTTCCTTCACCATGGGTTTGTCCCAATTGGGTTTTTCTGGTAAGGTTTTAATGAGGCAACATTAAAGCACATTACAAACTTTAAATGGTTATGACATCTATGGGGGAGTGTTATGAACCAGATTGTGGATGACTCATAACCAAAAGATTATGATTTGTAATCTTTTCATTTATTTATGACGGTGTAATCTTAACCTATATATATATATTTCCATTAGGCCGATTAAAAAGTTTGTTTTCAACTTTTGAATATCTTAAAACATAATTGGGCATAATTGTCTCCATATGAGCCCAAACATGTTGTAAGCACCATTTGGGAAGCACCATTTGGGACAATATTTCAGTCACTTGGGACCACCTTTAATCCTTTATAATAGGGTCAGTTATTTTCCAGTGTCGTTTTGGCAGTATGATGATAGTGTTTTTTCTGCAAATAAAACTAAGAAAACTCTTTTGACCAAAAAAAAAACTAAGAAAACTCTATAAATTCTCTCCCAGAAAAACGTAGTCAAGTTTCAAAATCTGGTTCACTATGATTTCAGAGTGTTATTGACCTTTACCTTGTAACTTTAATGTCTCGGATGTCAAAAAAAAAGTGTCTCTTTTGACATTTTTTAATATCATATTCTTCTTTTAGAAACTATTCAATTGACGAACCAATGATCTCCCATTTTTTATTATTAAAATTTAAAAGTCAACAGCCTATCTTTTTCTGGTTGTTGTTTGGTCAATGGTTTAAACCTCAAGCCTAACTTTCATCTAAATTAAGCAGCAAGTCTAACTAATTTATTTTACAAAATTATAATTCGCTTGAAAGTATCTAACTAAGCTGAATGCCTGAATCTATGACCTGTGTATAAAGATTGGACCCATACTATCACCATACACGCCTTCGTATTATATATTGAAAGAAGAATTCGACACTAGTTAGAGGAAATACCTTCTGGCACATGCCACAGATCATAAATCATGGATTATTTCATTTTTACCCAATTTAGTTTCCATCATTCCAGCAAAGACTCCGATTATTTTATCGCATATGTAAAATAAAATGTAAACATTTCATTATATTTTTCGACGAACATTTGATTTATCTATTAAGGTGTTTTGTATATTATGTGGTAAATGGGCCCGTGAAAATTATTTAATTTTGAATTTGGAAAATAATTAGTGGAAACGAAACTAGAGGACATGAAGAACTATTAAAAGGAATTGCAGCCGGGCAAACAACTAAAGTTCTCACCACATTACCACAAGTACGTTGTCACTGGTCATAAATTAATGAATCATGTTAAACGAAATATAAGATTTTGTTTTTTTTGCAACTGAAAATATAAGAATTTCTAAATCATAATAAATAATATGTTATAAACGAAATATAAGAATTTCTAAATCATAATAAATAATAGTATGTTATAATGATGAGAATGTATGGTGAGTATCCCTCTAGAAACCACCTGGCTGTCTTTATTTTAATCATTAAAATATTATTACAAACTCTCCTTTTTTTGTTATGATATTTCTTAACATGAAATTTGAGCCAAGAAAAATATAACCGAAACTCACCATTAAAAACGTTATTAGCGGTTATTTTATATTTGTATTTGGAGTTTTGCTACACCACCAAAAACGTTCAGTAATATTCACCGGTTAAGTTTTTGTTTTATTACCGTTCATTATTATGAATAATTTCACAAAAATCAAAAAGCTTTATAAAAGGACGCAAAGTTTATTATTCTACACATAAATAAATACAATTATATTTTCCCCAGTTCCTCTTACTGAATTCGATAGAAACGACGTAGTTTCAGCAGTAACTGGCTTTCCTCCTTCATATACACCGGTTACCGACCGGCTCAGAGTTTATCGTTTTCTGTTCAAACTTCAAAGCTTCTGAGTTTTGCTTTAAAGTTGGGAACAACTTTTTCGAATAAAGTCTGAATATTTCCTGCGACATTTTCATTCTTCTTAGTAAAAAAAAACAATCTTTCATTAATGGCTCACTAATTTATGTTCATACCCTCTCTTTCTCTTTCTCTTTCTTCTTCTTCTTCTACATTGAGTTTTGGGTTTTGAATTAAGCAATGAAGAAGTCTAAACTCGATAACTCCGCCTCACAAACCCGGTTCGGTCTTGTTCAGTTCCTACTAGCTCTTCTCCTCTTCTACTTCCTCTGCATGAGCTTCGAGATCCCTTTCATCTTCCGAACCGGGTCTGGTTCTGATGACGGGTTGCCGACACAGATGGTTGTTGGAACTATGGAAGCAAACCGGGCTATTGTCGGAGAAGAACAAGAAGAAACCCCACATCGACCTTTCAAGGATCCGAGTCGGGTAAACCGGGCGGGTCATATCCACCGAGAGTTCAAAACCGTCTCTGAAATCTTCACCAACGAGAGCTTCTTCTACGGCGGCGGATTCGCCGATGAGCTCTCCACCTTCCACGAAACCGTGAAGCATGCGATCTCAACGGGGAGAAAAATGTGGGGAAACCTCGATTCCGGTTTAATCACCAAACCAAATCCGGTTAAAAACCGGACGGAGAAATGTCCGGATACGGTTTCGGTTACCGGTTCCGAGTTCGTGAACCGGAGCCGGATCTTGGTTTTGCCGTGCGGGTTAACGCTTGGATCTCACGTCACCGTCGTGGCGACGCCGCACTGGGCGCACGCCGAGAAGGGTGATGATGGTAAGACGACGATGGTGACTCAGTTCATGATGGAGCTGCAGGGGTTGAAGGCGGTGGAGGGTGAAGACCCGCCTCGGATCCTCCATTTCAACCCGAGGGTTAGAGGTGACTGGAGCGGGAGGCCAGTGATAGAGCAGAACACTTGTTATCGGATGCAGTGGGGCTCTGCTTTACGTTGCGATGGTCACGAGTCTACTGATGATGAAGAGACTGGTATATACTATATAGTTTTTATTTCATTTCATTAATCGTTTTGATTTATGACCATTTGTTTAATCCTTATGTGAAGTTGACGGAGAGGTGAAGTGTGAGGGGTGGAAGAGGGATGATGGTGATGATGAAACAAAGAAGACATGGTGGTTGAATAGGTTTATGGGACGGAGGAAGAAGATGTCACATGATTGGCCATACCCTTTTGGAGAAGGGAAGCTCTTTGTTCTTACTCTTCGTGCTGGGATGGAAGGTTACCACATCAGCGTTGATGGAAGACATATCACTTCTTTCCCTTACAGAACCGTGAGTTTCTCTGTTTTGTTTTGTCTGAAACCGCTAGTTAGGGAATGGTTTAACATTGAATAATGTGATGGATTTTTCAGGGGTTTGTTCTAGAGGATGCTACTGGCCTAGCAGTCAAGGGGAACATTGATGTGCATTCTTTATATGCTTCCTCTTTACCTTCCACAAACCCGAGTTTCGCTCCTCAGAAGCATCTCGAGATGCAGAGCATGTGGAAAGCTCCTGCGTTGCCTGAGAAGCCTGTGGAGCTGTTCATCGGGATTCTCTCAGCTGGTAACCATTTTGCAGAGAGAATGGCTGTGAGGAAGTCATGGATGCAGCAAAAGCTAGTCAGATCATCGAGAGTTGTTGCCCGGTTCTTTGTGGCATTGGTAAGCAACAAGTCTTGAATATAGTAAAATCATTGGAGT is a genomic window containing:
- the LOC106301933 gene encoding probable beta-1,3-galactosyltransferase 17 — translated: MKKSKLDNSASQTRFGLVQFLLALLLFYFLCMSFEIPFIFRTGSGSDDGLPTQMVVGTMEANRAIVGEEQEETPHRPFKDPSRVNRAGHIHREFKTVSEIFTNESFFYGGGFADELSTFHETVKHAISTGRKMWGNLDSGLITKPNPVKNRTEKCPDTVSVTGSEFVNRSRILVLPCGLTLGSHVTVVATPHWAHAEKGDDGKTTMVTQFMMELQGLKAVEGEDPPRILHFNPRVRGDWSGRPVIEQNTCYRMQWGSALRCDGHESTDDEETVDGEVKCEGWKRDDGDDETKKTWWLNRFMGRRKKMSHDWPYPFGEGKLFVLTLRAGMEGYHISVDGRHITSFPYRTGFVLEDATGLAVKGNIDVHSLYASSLPSTNPSFAPQKHLEMQSMWKAPALPEKPVELFIGILSAGNHFAERMAVRKSWMQQKLVRSSRVVARFFVALHARKEVNVDLKKEAEYFGDIVIVPYMDHYDLVVLKTVAICEYGVSTLAAKYIMKCDDDTFVRVDAVIQEAEKVKGRGSLYIGNINFYHKPLRTGKWAVTYEEWPEEYYPPYANGPGYILSYDIAKFIVDDFEHQRLRLFKMEDVSMGMWVEKFNETRPVEVVHSLRFCQFGCIEDYFTAHYQSPRQMICMWDKLQRLGKPHCCNMR